Within Flavobacterium pisciphilum, the genomic segment ATGTTGCTCTTGTTCACGACGAAAAAGGCAAAGTTATTAGAACAGGTTTGCCAATCACTCCGCAAGTTGGAGCATCAGGAATGTGGTCTACACCGACCGATTTGGCTAAGCTTTCTATTGAGATTCAAAATGCTTTGCGCAACAAAAATAATAAAGTGATTTCTCATAGTATTGCAGAGAAAGTAACAGCAGTAAGTGCTTTAAAAAATGCTGTTGGAGGTTGGGGTTACGGATGGCAAAAGACTTTTGGTTACAACAACTATGATTGGTTTAGTTGTAATGGTTCTAATACAGGAGTTGGAGGGAATATTCTTGCTACAATGGAAAACGGGAATGGTATGGTGTATCTTGCCAATGGAGAAAAACCAAATCGTTTTCCTGTAATGAACGAAACTCGAATGAAAATTCTAACATTGATGAATTGGGACAAAAAAGCTTCTAATGAAGAGACTCAGGAAATACCATTGCCTTTAAAAGAAAAACTAATCGGGACTTATGATGATTTTCTTTATGGACAAAAAATGGAAACCAAAATAGTAGAAAAGAATAATCGTTTGTATGTTGAATCTCCGCTTTTGGGTTTTTTTAAAGGAAAAAATGATAATGAGCTACTTTATCTAAAAAATGGATTATTTAAAATTATAGATTATCCTAATTTGTTGAAACTCGATTTTAGCAATGGGAAATTAAATTCCGTAACCTTAATAAGAGATAATATGAGTACTAAAGTCGAAGTAACAAATAAAGTAAAATAACTATTGGTAACAAGAATCCCTTAAATAATTCATTTATTTAAGGGATTCTTGTTTGAGATATAAGCATATTAAAATCCTTCAAATACACCTAGTCCAAACAATGCGAAATCGTATTTTACGGGATCCAAAGGATCCATTTTACGTAGATTTAAATCAAGTTCAGCCAATGCTTTACCATCATTTTGTTTTCGTAAAAGCAATTCAAGTTTACGAGCTACGTTTCCAGAATGTACATCAAGCGGACACGAAAGTTTAGATGGAGAAATAGTTTTCCAGATTCCTAAATCAACGCCTTTGGTATCTTGACGTACCATCCAACGGAGGTACATATTAATACGTTTGGCAGCTGAATTGTTTAATGGATCTGAAATGTGTTTTTGAGATCTCTGTAGATGATCTATTTCAAAGAAAGCCTTTTTGAATTCGTGAATGCTTTTTTGCAGGCTGTTTTCTTCTTGATTTTTGGTAAAGATAGCTTCAAGACCACCGTGATTTTTGTAAATGTGTTGTAACCCTTTTATAAAACTGCCAAAGTCTTTACCATTGAAGGTACGGTGTACAAAGTTTTCTAATCTTGCTATATCTTCATCGTTATGGCTCATGACGAAATCGTAGGGTGTGTTTCCCATTAATTCCATCATTTGGTGTGAGTTTTTAATAATCATTTTGCGATTTCCCCAAGCGATTGTAGCACTAAGGAACCCCGCAATTTCGATATCTTCTTTTTGAGTAAATAAATGAGGAATCTGAACAGGGTCACTTTCAATAAAATCTTGATTGTTGTATTGAATGACTTTTTCGTCGAGAAAATCTTTAAGTTCTGTTTGGGTCATGATTTAAATAAAAGTTCTTGAAATAGCTTCTAATTGCTAATTAAGCCATCGACCATTACAAGTTTTCTGTCGGCCATATTAGCTAGCTCTTCATTATGGGTTACAATTACAAAGGTTTGTCCAAATTCATCGCGAAGCTGAAAAAACAATTGGTGCAGATTCTCTGCCGAATGGGTGTCTAGATTCCCAGATGGTTCGTCTGCAAAAATAACATCAGGTTTATTGATTAAGGCTCTTGCAACGGCAACACGCTGTTGTTCTCCACCAGAAAGCTCATTGGGTTTATGATTGATTCGGTGTGATAATCCTAAATACTTTAATAACTTTTTAGCTTCAGCTTCGGTTTCAGAAGGTTTTTTTCCAGCGATGTAAGCAGGAATACAAACGTTCTCGAGTGCAGTAAATTCAGGTAATAATTGGTGAAATTGGAAAATGAATCCTAAGTTTAAGTTTCTGAATTTAGATAGAGTCTTATCACTTAAATTCAGAACGTTCTCATTGTTTATAATCAATGAGGTTGTTTTGTCTACTGAAGGTTTATCAAGTGTACCTAGAATTTGAAGCAAAGTTGTTTTTCCTGCTCCAGAAGCACCTACAATCGAAACAATTTCTCCTTTTTTAATATGCAAATCAACTCCCTTTAAAACCTCAAGTTGATCGTAGAATTTATGTATATTTTTTGCCTGTATCATTATGAAACTGTTTTTACAAAGAAACAAAGATTCTACCGATATAAAAATGTGTTATAACAGAATTTTAGGAACATTTTTTTGTAAAAAGTAAATTGGGAAAAGAGAGAGGTGAAAATGTGAAAAGTATTTTGTGGAAGAAAAGTAGTTGTAAAAAAGTGAAAAGTGAGATGTATAACAAAGGTATCTGTGTCTCAAGTGAAATTTTAGGAACGAAATTTGATTAATGGTTATAGAATTAATGAGTTCACTTTGAAAAATAAATATAAAATGAATTATATTTGATAGTAACTCAGGTTTTAATATGTATTAAAATGAATGAAAAAACACTTGTAAAAGACGAGAAGACAAAGAAACTTTTGTTGGGATTACTTTTTGATGGTATAGGAATGCTATCCTTTACAATTCCTTTTTTAGGAGAATTTGCCGATGTTATTTGGGCACCTCTTGCTGGTTTTTTAATGACTTATATGTATAAAGGTCGAGTAGGGAAAGTGGCAGGGATTTTGACTTTTGTCGAAGAGATACTTCCTTTTACAGACGTAATTCCATCGTTTACCTTAACGTGGTTTTATACTTATTTCATCCAAAAGCAAGATAAGACTATAAATAAAGATATTATTCTTTAAATAAAAATCCCAGTCCCATACTTTTTAGCATTTTTTTCTCAAAGTTCCAGAAAAAACGGAATTGACCAAAAATGGCTCCAATTGCTACAAGTAGTACTTGATAAATAGGGAAAATGATTATTAATCGGATAAGTGTAAACCAAATTCCAAAATCTTCTTTTGTAATTCCTAACCAAATGCAAAAAGGGTGAGATAACCAAGCCGAAGTAGATCCAGTTATAGCAAATACAATAAATATGATGGTGAGTTGAAAATTAGAAGTAATCCCCCAACGTTGTTTTAATTTATTCATTTTAATTTATAATGATTACAAATATAGCAACATTATCTTGAAGGGACATATCCAGCTAGCTTTTGTTTGTAAGTATTTTGAAAATAGATCATATAATTATAGATTAAGTAATTTACCTCATAGCCATAATTAATAGTTGGGTCATAATCGATTCTCATTTCGTATAAATTAGGGTTGTAACGTTGTGGTTGCATAACTCTACTATTCCACTCTTGTACATATTGTCGGTTTTTATTTTCTAGATAAGATTGAGAATAGTAGTTGCGAGGTAAGGCTATTGAAGCTAACCAAGTGTTAAAGCCACTGTCTATTATGATTACTTCGTATTCTAATTCATCATTTGCAATACGAACCGTATCATTCACCGAAGTAGCTGGTTTTTTGGTAACTGCAACTGTTGTTTTTTGAGTGGAACACGCAACAATAACAAATAGAACGAGGAATATGTAGATACCGTTTTTCATGATCTAAAAATTGAAGTATAAATTTACAAAAAAATCAGTGATAGCTTCTCTTATTTAACAATTTGTAAGGAAGGTTTTAAGTTGGTGAGGCTCTAAGTGTCAGAGGTTCTAAGTTGCAAAGGTTTCTTTACGATTTTTCAGTTAACTTACAGTGTTCAGTCTTAGTATTCAGTTAGCAGTCACGGTTTACAGTATTGAGTCTCAGTTTACAGTAATTTGTATAGATAAAACCCTGCATCCTTTGCGGTTAGTTTTCAGTGTTTAGTGTCAGTTTGTAGTAATTAGTATAGATGAAACCTTGCGTTCTTTGCGGTTAATTTTCAGTGCCAGTAATTAGTATAAAGTCTCAGTTTACAGTAATCAGTATAGATAAAACCCTGCGTCCTTTGCGGTTAGTTTTCAGTGTTTAGTGTCAGTTTGTAGTAATCAGTACAGATAAAACCTTGCGTTCTTTGCGGTTAATTTTTAGTGCCAGTAATTAGTATAAAGTCTCAGTTTACAGTAATCAGTATAGATAAAAATCCTGCGTCCTTTGCGGTTAATTCTCAGTAATCAGTATAGGGAAAACTTTGCGTTCTTTACGGTTAAGCCTGAAACGTTGAGCCTCAAAACAAAAAAAGCCATTTACATTTAAGTAAACAGCTTTGTGTTATTTTTAATCCTAAAACTGTGAAGTCTTAGTGCCTAAGAACCTCAGTAACCTAGAGCTTTAAAGTGTTATTTTCCGAATAGTTTACCTAATAAACCACCTAAACCACCGCTTTTAGTTGCTGCCATTGCATCACTAATATCTACTTTTCCATCTCCATTTTGGTCTAAACCAAATTGAGTTCCGTATTTAGAGATTGCATCCATAATTCCTGAAGCTTGTCCGCCATCACCAGAAATTGCATTAATAATATCTGAAATCTGAAAACTACTATCACCAGAGTCTTTTGCTTTCCCTATAAGTGAACCTAGAATTTGTGGAATCATATTACTAGCAACACCGCTTGATGCTTCTGTGCTTAATCCAAATTTTTCACCAAGATTTCCTGTAAGCTGTTGTGTTAATTGTTGCACAACAGGATTTGAACTATCAATAGGAGAATTTCCTTGAAATAGACCTGCAAGTTGTTCTACACCACCTTCAGATGCTATTTTTTGTAACCCTGAAAGGATAGAGCTACTTGTTTCATTCAGTACTGCTTCATTTTGTTCATTTGGTATAGCAGCGTTGTTTACAACAGAGCTACCTCCGTACTGTTGTACTAATTGTGTTAATTGCTCAAACATGAATTTAGGATTTAGATTAGAACTCAAATTTAATAAAAAAAATAAAGGGATTTATTAAACGGTGTTAATAAATCCCTTTCAAGTAATTTAATTATAATTGATTAGCTTAACAAATTAATAATTTGTTGTGCTAATTCAGTACCAATTCTGTCTTGTGCTTCTCCAGTTGCTGCACCAATATGTGGAGTCAAAGAGATTTTATTATGCATTAAAATAGCCATTTCTGGTTTTGGTTCGCTTTCAAAAACATCTAATCCTGCAAAAGATACTTTTCCAGAATCTAATGCTTTTACCAATGCAACCTCATCGATAACACCACCACGAGCACAGTTTACAATACCTACACCATCTTTCATGATTGCTAATTCTTTCTCACCGATGATATAACCATCTTGAGCAGGAACGTGTAAAGTAATGAAATCAGCTTCTTTAAATAAAGACTCTAATGATTGTGAAACGATAGAAGTGGTTATTGATTGTCCATCAAAGAATTCAACTTTAATATCTACTTTCGGAATAAAACTATCTGCAGCGATAACTTTCATTCCTAATCCTAATGCCATTTTTGCAGTAGCTTGACCAATACGACCAATACCAACAATACCAAGAGTTTTCCCTCTTAATTCAGTACCATTAGCATAAGCTTTTTTCAAACCATCAAAGTTAGTATCTCCTTCTAAAGGCATATTTCTGTTTGAATCGTGTAAAAAACGAACTCCATTAAATAAGTGTCCAAAAACTAATTCAGCCACAGATTCAGATGATGAAGCAGGAGTATTGATTACATGAATTCCTTTGCTTTTTGCATAGTCAACATCAATGTTGTCCATACCAACACCACCACGACCAATAATTTTTAATCCTGGGCAAGCATCGATAATATCTTTACGTACTTTGGTAGCACTACGCACCAAAACTACATCTACATTATTTTCATTTACAAAATTAGCAACTTGTTCTTGTGCTACTTTTGTAGTTATAACTTCAAATCCACCTTTTTCTAAAGCCAGAATTCCACTTTTAGAAATTCCATCATTTGCTAATACTTTCATTTCTTTTTTTATTTGTTATTCGGTTATTTCTTTAATCGTTTGGATTGAGTAATAACGTCAATTATATTAATTGTCTTTTTTTTGTTTAGGAGCTATTTTAGCTATCATTTCAAATGAAGTTCAATGAACTTCTATGAAAAAACAATAAAAAAGGATTCCTTTTTCTATCTGAGCTAAGGCACCTAAGTTTCAAATTGATGTTTTTAGTAAACTGAAAACGGTTACTAAAAACTAAACTTTACTTTCTAAAGCTTTCATTACATCTACTAATACTTGAACGCTTTCTATTGGCATTGCATTGTATATAGATGCTCTGTAACCACCAACTGAGCGGTGACCTGGTAAGCCCGAAATGTTAGCTTCTTTCCACATAGCATCAAATGTTGCTGTGTGATCTGGATTGTTTAATAAGAAAGTAACGTTCATGTTAGAACGATCAGCTTCAACTGCTGCACCTTTAAATAAAGGGTTTCTATCAATTTCAGCATAAAGCAAAGCCGCTTTTGCATCATTTAATTTTTCTACAGCTGCAATTCCGCCCATTTTTTTAATCCATTGTAATGTCAATAATGAGGCATATACAGGGAATACAGGAGGAGTGTTAAACATACTCTCAGCTTTAATATGTTTGCTATAATCTAGCATACTAGGAATAGCACGTCCGTTTTTACCAAGAACTTCTTCTTTAATAACAACTAGAGTAGCTCCTGCAGGTCCCATATTTTTTTGAGCCCCAGCGTAAATAATATCAAATTTTGAAAAGTCGATAACACGTGAGAATATATCCGAACTCATGTCGCAAACCAACGGAACATTTACCGATGGAAACTCTTTCATTTGTGTACCAAAAATGGTGTTGTTACTTGTACAGTGAAAATAATCTGCATCAGCAGGTACCTCGTAACCTTTTGGGATATGATTGTAATTTTCTTCTTTTGAAGATGCTACTATTACAGTTTCTCCAAAGAACTTTGATTCTTTAATTGCAGCAGTTGCCCATGTACCAGAGTCTAGATAAGCAGCTTTTCCGTTTTCTTTCATCAAGTTATACGGAATCATTAAAAATTCTAAACTAGCACCTCCTGCAAGAAAAAGAGCTTGGTACCCTTTGCCTTCAAGGCCTAGTAATTCGATTACAAGAGCTCTTGCTTCGTCCATAACAGCAACGAAATCTTTACTTCGGTGTGAAATTTCTAAGATTGATAACCCGGAATCATTAAAATTTAAAATGGCTTGTGCTGATTTATCAAAAACTTCTTGTGGTAAAATACAAGGTCCTGCGCTGTAGTTGTGTTTTTTCATGGTGTAGTTAAGTTCCAATATTTTTTAGAAACGCAAATTTCGGGAATAGGAGTCAAAAAATCGTTAAATTATTCGCAATAATTATGAGATTTTAACTTATGTTATTAACAAAAACGATATAGTATCTACGTTGTCTGCATAATCCCAGAGCTCAGGTGTCTGCGTTTTTCCAAATGGAATACTTTTTTCTATTAGGTTATTGCTTACGATACACTGAATTTGCTCGTTTTCAGCTTGTAAACGTTGTTTTAATTCCTCGATATTATCATATTTTTCATAAAAGACACTCGAAATAGGAGAGGCATGGCTTATATCTTCTTTTAGAGTAAGAAAGCCATTGTCTAGTAATTTAAAATTGCTCATCAAGAAAACGGCTTTATTATAGTCGTAATTGTTAGCATATTTTTCATAATGAATAACATCCTGATATTCAAAAATAGCTTCAAAAAAAGCATCAAATTTATATCCTTCAGGAACAAAAAATTTAGAAACATTGCGGCATCCTAAACCAAAATATCTGAAAATATCTTCGCCCAAAGCAACAAGTTGTTCTTTGGTTTCTTTTCCGTTTAATATGGCAACAGAGTTTCTGCTTTTTCGAATAATTGAAGGTTTATCTTTGAAATAATATTCAAAGTAACGTGCTGTATTATTGCTTCCTGTAGCGATTACAGCATCAAAATTCTCTAATTTTCCTTCTACAAAAGTAATAGCATTAGTAAAATCAGGATTGATAGCTATAAGGTATTTGGCTATAAATGGAAGTAAGTGCTGATCATTTGAAGAGGTTTTTACAAGTACATTATGTCCTGTAATTAAAACACATAAAAAATCATGAAACCCAACTAGCGGAATGTTTCCAGCTAATATTAGAGCTATATTTTTAGGCTCTTTAATGTTTATATCATACGCCGAAAGCCACTTGTTTATGTTATCTTCTGTCAACGCTTGAGCCCAAGATTGAATAGAAAAATAAACCTGTTCAGGTGTGTACCAACCGTTATGTGATTGAGATAAGTCAATCAGTTTTATGAAATCATCAAAAAACAAGTCATTACTTAGAACATTATTGTCTTTTTTACAATCATTTTCCGAAAATTGGCTTAAAAACTTGCCTAGTTCTATAAAAGATTGTTTTTTTTCGTTTTGTAACATAAGTAATTTGTATATGAATAGTTTTGATTGTAATTTTGCACAAAAATAAGCTATATAAGTTATAAGACAAAGCAGAATAAAATCTTATTTATTTCTAAACTTGTAACTTTTAACTCGTAACCAAAAATAAAATGGCAATAATTATAACCGACGAATGTATCAATTGTGGTGCTTGTGAACCAGAGTGCCCAAATACAGCAATCTATGAAGGTGCTGATGATTGGAGATACAAAGATGGAACAAAATTATCTGGAAAGATAATTTTACCAGACGGAACAGAAGTTGATGCAGAAGATGCTCAAACTCCTATTTCTGACGAAGTTTACTATATCGTTCCTGGAAAATGTACTGAATGCAAAGGGTTTCATGATGAACCTCAATGTGCTGCAGTATGCCCGGTTGATTGTTGCGTACCAGATGATAATCATGTAGAAGATGAAGAAACCTTGTTGAATAGACAAGCGTTTTTGCATGGCGAATAAAACAACTATTATTTAGAATTTAAAGAAGAATCCTGAGCATTGGCTCAGGATTTTTTTTTGCCCATATATTTTTTTCAGTCATGTAGTTGTTGAATACTTTTTTTAGCTAATTTGGTA encodes:
- a CDS encoding serine hydrolase domain-containing protein, which encodes MKTSLKFLAVLLLISNFSFAQHANKYGFLTDSLNIDKQLEKNKLPGFSLVVFENYKIVYSNQFGVKSANSKEKIDENTAFSAASISKPITALLCYVLEEKGLLNLDDPIDNSLKRWHLPKSKFTENNSPTWRQFFNHTAGTNQGGFADYYEGDTIPTIKQSLLGQIPRYDKEIEFLFTPGTGWEYSGGGYVIVQMALEDTFNKSIGELAAEYIFKPLGMKNTTMIQPNEKGFSINVALVHDEKGKVIRTGLPITPQVGASGMWSTPTDLAKLSIEIQNALRNKNNKVISHSIAEKVTAVSALKNAVGGWGYGWQKTFGYNNYDWFSCNGSNTGVGGNILATMENGNGMVYLANGEKPNRFPVMNETRMKILTLMNWDKKASNEETQEIPLPLKEKLIGTYDDFLYGQKMETKIVEKNNRLYVESPLLGFFKGKNDNELLYLKNGLFKIIDYPNLLKLDFSNGKLNSVTLIRDNMSTKVEVTNKVK
- a CDS encoding TIGR02757 family protein; its protein translation is MTQTELKDFLDEKVIQYNNQDFIESDPVQIPHLFTQKEDIEIAGFLSATIAWGNRKMIIKNSHQMMELMGNTPYDFVMSHNDEDIARLENFVHRTFNGKDFGSFIKGLQHIYKNHGGLEAIFTKNQEENSLQKSIHEFKKAFFEIDHLQRSQKHISDPLNNSAAKRINMYLRWMVRQDTKGVDLGIWKTISPSKLSCPLDVHSGNVARKLELLLRKQNDGKALAELDLNLRKMDPLDPVKYDFALFGLGVFEGF
- a CDS encoding ABC transporter ATP-binding protein; its protein translation is MIQAKNIHKFYDQLEVLKGVDLHIKKGEIVSIVGASGAGKTTLLQILGTLDKPSVDKTTSLIINNENVLNLSDKTLSKFRNLNLGFIFQFHQLLPEFTALENVCIPAYIAGKKPSETEAEAKKLLKYLGLSHRINHKPNELSGGEQQRVAVARALINKPDVIFADEPSGNLDTHSAENLHQLFFQLRDEFGQTFVIVTHNEELANMADRKLVMVDGLISN
- a CDS encoding DUF6787 family protein, whose protein sequence is MNKLKQRWGITSNFQLTIIFIVFAITGSTSAWLSHPFCIWLGITKEDFGIWFTLIRLIIIFPIYQVLLVAIGAIFGQFRFFWNFEKKMLKSMGLGFLFKE
- a CDS encoding DUF6146 family protein, which produces MKNGIYIFLVLFVIVACSTQKTTVAVTKKPATSVNDTVRIANDELEYEVIIIDSGFNTWLASIALPRNYYSQSYLENKNRQYVQEWNSRVMQPQRYNPNLYEMRIDYDPTINYGYEVNYLIYNYMIYFQNTYKQKLAGYVPSR
- a CDS encoding D-2-hydroxyacid dehydrogenase, whose protein sequence is MKVLANDGISKSGILALEKGGFEVITTKVAQEQVANFVNENNVDVVLVRSATKVRKDIIDACPGLKIIGRGGVGMDNIDVDYAKSKGIHVINTPASSSESVAELVFGHLFNGVRFLHDSNRNMPLEGDTNFDGLKKAYANGTELRGKTLGIVGIGRIGQATAKMALGLGMKVIAADSFIPKVDIKVEFFDGQSITTSIVSQSLESLFKEADFITLHVPAQDGYIIGEKELAIMKDGVGIVNCARGGVIDEVALVKALDSGKVSFAGLDVFESEPKPEMAILMHNKISLTPHIGAATGEAQDRIGTELAQQIINLLS
- the serC gene encoding 3-phosphoserine/phosphohydroxythreonine transaminase, giving the protein MKKHNYSAGPCILPQEVFDKSAQAILNFNDSGLSILEISHRSKDFVAVMDEARALVIELLGLEGKGYQALFLAGGASLEFLMIPYNLMKENGKAAYLDSGTWATAAIKESKFFGETVIVASSKEENYNHIPKGYEVPADADYFHCTSNNTIFGTQMKEFPSVNVPLVCDMSSDIFSRVIDFSKFDIIYAGAQKNMGPAGATLVVIKEEVLGKNGRAIPSMLDYSKHIKAESMFNTPPVFPVYASLLTLQWIKKMGGIAAVEKLNDAKAALLYAEIDRNPLFKGAAVEADRSNMNVTFLLNNPDHTATFDAMWKEANISGLPGHRSVGGYRASIYNAMPIESVQVLVDVMKALESKV
- a CDS encoding acyl-CoA reductase, which codes for MLQNEKKQSFIELGKFLSQFSENDCKKDNNVLSNDLFFDDFIKLIDLSQSHNGWYTPEQVYFSIQSWAQALTEDNINKWLSAYDINIKEPKNIALILAGNIPLVGFHDFLCVLITGHNVLVKTSSNDQHLLPFIAKYLIAINPDFTNAITFVEGKLENFDAVIATGSNNTARYFEYYFKDKPSIIRKSRNSVAILNGKETKEQLVALGEDIFRYFGLGCRNVSKFFVPEGYKFDAFFEAIFEYQDVIHYEKYANNYDYNKAVFLMSNFKLLDNGFLTLKEDISHASPISSVFYEKYDNIEELKQRLQAENEQIQCIVSNNLIEKSIPFGKTQTPELWDYADNVDTISFLLIT
- a CDS encoding 4Fe-4S dicluster domain-containing protein encodes the protein MAIIITDECINCGACEPECPNTAIYEGADDWRYKDGTKLSGKIILPDGTEVDAEDAQTPISDEVYYIVPGKCTECKGFHDEPQCAAVCPVDCCVPDDNHVEDEETLLNRQAFLHGE